GAGCTGTCCAGACGAAAGGGTGCTGAACTGCTGCAGGCATTTGTTATGATGCCTTGGTGTTTGGTTTGGCATGACCAAATTGGTTGATTGTAACAGAGAAATACAACAAGTGTCTGTTGAGCTGTCAACTCGGGAAGGTTTTACAATCAAGTTATGCATGTGTTGCATAGAGTCAGCAGCAGCAAGTAAACGAGGGTCGAAAGAGCAGACCCTTTTCACAATTCACTTTCCGATATAGCATTATGCAAATCAAACTCGCAAAACATCCTTATTCTAAGACTCCCTATAGAGACTTTCACAGTCAAACCAATTTCCCTCGACCTATATGTCACACCGCAAACATTGATACGTCGACCTGTAATCAGCAATGAACTGTCAAGCTTTTTATCTTCGACGGAAAGATTGTAATGTTGTGTGGACAGAACTACTCGTGTGCGTCGTGGTGCCTCTTCAAATTCCCTCCGGAAGAGTAAATTGCCACGCGCTGATCACTTGTGGCTTCAGCTCCATCTTCTCTTTCTGTTTCAGGTGCACGCGACCGTGCCTTTTCCTCTCGTCGCTCCGGGCGAACCTTTTGCCGCATACGTCGCAGGAGAACGGCTTCTCTCCCGTGTGAGTCCGGGTGTGGGTGGTGAGGTGGTCGCTACGGCTGAAACTGCGCAGACAGATGCGGCACTGAAAGGGTTTGTGTCCGGTGTGGATGCGGATGTGCCTGTTGAGTTCATCCGAGCGGGAGAAGCGCCGGTCGCAGTTCTCCATGGGGCAGGTGAAGGGTTTCTCTTTGGCAGGCCCGGTGGAGGCCGCGGGGCTTTTCCTGACACGCGGTGCCTTTTGCGCGCGCGGCGTGTAACTTTGGGCAAAGGAGTCTGGCAATAGGGAGGAGTAAAGAATTGAGTCTATAGTACTGGGTAAAGCTGGTGAGGTAAGCTGGCAAGACGAATCGCACTGATTAGATAATGGCGGAAGTTCAATGTTGGGAAACATAGCTGGCTTGAGGAGGTTGTTGGTTGAGAGGTCCATGACTGGCACTGGGTAGTTGGAGTAAAGAGAACTGCAGAAACTCTGAGAGCAGGTGTCAGAATAGCACTGCTCCTGCTTGATTCCGCCTTCAACTTTGAACTCCATCTCTGGGTTAGGACACATGGGGGAAAATGAGTCCAAAAGTTCCTTTACATCCACTTGTTGGTCAGACGGGAAGTCAGTGGACATCGGGAACGTTTCTGATGATTGGAAGCCCGTTTCCAAATAGGAGTCCGATTTATTGAACGTGCCCCATTCGTAACAGCTGCTCTCGAACTCATTCTTGACCACTACTGGAAAAGACGCAGCTTCTGACTGTGGCTCGGTGGTGCTGTTCTGGTTTCGGACTTGAGCTGGGGAGCCGAAGCTCACCTGGGGAGAGGCTGAATCTTGAGCTTGGCCGCCGGATTGACCGTCGGGGTAGCTGGGACATGTCTGCCCCGGAGAGTACAGGGGCGGGGTGGCGCTGCAGGTGGAGGATTGCCTCTGGACGCCGGCGTCGCCGAAGCtgctgctgtccatggtgctcaGTTGAACTTCGGAGATTGGTAACGTGGAAATACCGACAATTTCTGTGATCATGTTGAGCAATGTCTCTGTGCTGCACGGCCCCCCCTGAGTCGCCTCCACATAGAAGCTGCCTGAGTAGGCGAGGGAGGAGGAGTAGCTGCCTTTGGGCGCCTCGCAGGGATTAAAGGCGAAATCTGAGTTGGAGGCCTCGGTTTTCAGGGTTACAGGTGCTCCCTCTgaaaaagaaagagggaaagttTGTCATTACAAATGTTGATTTTAGACTGATAAATGCACATAAATTAAAGTCGTTATGTAATCAATAAGCATACATGCGTAACATGCACCGCTGCAAATGGGACAAATTAAATCCATGcgatgtttttaataaattacaATGTGCAACCACAAACTATGTTATTCAAGCTATCAATGCATGCATATTGATTTATCACATTATGCAATGCAGCAAGAGGCTACTGCGAATTTACCATGGTTAAACTGGGCAGGTGCTCCTCTCTCTGCGTCCGAAAACATCTCCTGGGTATCTTTCCGAGCGCTATTTTCCATCCCCAGGGAAGAACCGTTACAATTCTCAAACTGAGGGTAGAAGGAATCTTTAGAGttcaaatccatgttattcagcATGATTGCGAGATTGATTTCAAGTCTGTCAATCCAGGTAAGTGTAGGTAgataaaaaaaaactaaacaaagcaAATACAAATTATGTGTCCTTTCCCCTCTGATGCACGGGTCGTCAATTATCCCCGAAAATGTGCTGGTCGTCGTATGAGGAAAAGGGTGTCAATAAATATTTCGAAATTTCCTTTTTGTCCAGATGACTGCGTGTTGTATCGCTTTGTAGCTTTTCGGCTATCTGTTGCTGTGGGTAGGTTTCACACCAGTGGCTTCCCTTGCCTCTCCTTATATACACTCCGGCGGGTCGATAGAACCCTCCCCCCATTCATCGGCTCCAGTGAGAGGATTCCCCGCTGCGTGTAAACTTCATGCCCATACATGGACAGAGGATGTGACGGGCTTCCCCAAAAAAAGGAGAGTTACGATTCTGACGTTGCAACAAGTCTCTTGGATCTGCGAGAGAGACTGCCATTGATTTACCATCGGGTATGTTAATGTTATGTCTGAGAATAAACGCTTGATTTATCAAATCATGATAACAATATATCATGGCAGTGGCATGGCAAGTGTTCTTGCATTTAACTCGGTCGACTAGAAAACATGGTAGCTTTTAGACAGTCATTCGATGCCGTGTGGAGATGTACAATGTCTTCTGCCACCAATCAACACACTTAATAACTTAATTTCTCATAAATTAAACAAATTACGATTGGGAAGGCTTTAGGCCATATGACGTTACGGTTTGGCTACTAAGCATCAATTTCATTACACTGTAGGATTAATAGAAGAGATATTATACAAATCAAGTTAACTGTGATGTAGCCAAGGAAGAAGCAATACCCCCTTTCCATTGTGGCAGCTGAAGTTACTGCACCCATTAATATTTAACTGGTTCTGAAAATTTTACCATGGGCTTGTATAACATAAAAAGGTAACAGTTGCAGGCACCCTGTTTCCtttgtagtgcactgcttttgaccagggcccatggggaatagggtgcccgtTGGGATGCAACCTGTAGGTTATCTAGGCAATGCACTTGCTCACATCAAAAGATGACACACCTTAAACTCAAAAGAGAGGCATTGGGTCACCTTATAACAGAGGTTATAGACCTAATCCTTGaaacatttgagatttttgttgaacactacatgaccaaaggtatctggatacctgctcgtcggacatctcattccaaaatcatgtgcactaatatggagttggtcccccctttgctgctataacagccttactcttcagggaaggctttccactagatgttggaacattgctgcaagagcattagtgaggtcggcactgatgttgggcaattaggcctggctcgcaattagcgttccaattcatcccaaaggtgcttgatagggttgaggtcagggctctgtgcggggttgaggtcagggctatgtgcaggccagtcaagttcttccacaccgatcttgacaaacaatTTCTTTatagacctcactttgtgcacgggggcattgtcctgctgaaacaggaaagggccttccccaaactgttgccacaaaatcagaagcacagaatcatctagaatgtcattgtatgctgtagcgttaggaATTCCCTTCACTCgatctaaggggcctagcccgaaccatgaaaaacagaccattattccttctccaccaaactttacagttggcactatgcattggggcaggtagcgttctcccggcatccgccaaacccagattagtccgttggactgccagatgatgaagcgtgattcaaGCGTGATTGAAGCgtgaacgtgtttccactgctccagagtccaatggcggcaagctttatgccactccagccgacgcttgtcaatgagcatggtgatcttaggcttgtgtgcagctgctcagccatggaaacccatttcatgaagctcccggctAGCAGTTCTTGGGCTGACGTTgcttcagaggcagtttggaacttggtagtgggTGGTgcaacagacgatttttacgagcTATGCGCTTCAGTAttcggtggtcccattctgtgagcttgtgtggtctaccacttcacggGCGAACCATTGTtggtcctagatgtttccacttcacaataacagcacttacagttgaccgggcagctctagcagggcagaaatttgatgaactgacttgttggaaaggtggaatcctatgacggtgccacgttgaaagtcactgaactcttcagtaaggccattccactgccaatgtttgtctatggcgattgcatggttgtgtgctcaattttgtcatcaacaggtgtggctgaaatagccgaatccactcatttgaagggatgtccacatacttttgtatcacatacttttgtatatatagtgtagctgcTGCTACTTCAAACTCGATCAGTTCTAATGTCGTGGCCCCACTGAGCACATGTGGGCGACAGAAAGGTAGGCCTGGATGCTGTTTTCTTTTATAAATGCAACTCAGGAAAAGTCCTTGCTGGTAATTGCTTCCTACACGCTGCTGCTGCTCAGCACTGAACTGTTTTCACTCATTCACTTCCATCGTTGTCTAATAGCAAACGTGACCGCTGTGGTGGTGTTGTCACCGTGCTGAGAGCCTAAACTACAAAACACTAGGCTATCTAAAGGGTTGGCCTTTCAGGTATGCGGGGGAAATCGATAATACCCCGAAGTGTTCAGTGGTTGAACCAACCTGTCCTCACAGACGTTGACATTTCAAACAATAAAAAAGGCGTTTTATTTTCACTATCTGATGCTGGGTCCATAGAGGCGATGTAGCACATGTCCCTATGGGGAAAGTTGTTTAAATCGAGTGGACAAACAGTTATGTGCATGAGTTTCCTTTCTATGATATCAAAAAGTCGataaacactgagtgtacaaaacattaagaacaccttcctaatattgagtttcacctggtcagtctgtcatggaaagagcaggtgttcttaatgttttgtacactcagtgtacacttTCATACCGGCAGCGCAAATCAGTCGTTGCGCTGTCCACGGTCCTGAAAGCACCCTTGTATAGCCACATTCCATCGCCCTTACATGGGTGATTTCAGGAACATGCCAGTGCAGATTCGAGCACTGTCACCGTTTAAACGCTATGGAAGCTCATTAGATCATATTCCCTGCTTAATTAATTTAACACGTAATCTATATTATTGCACAAGTGTATCGAAAACGATAGTCTAGGCTACATATTGCAATATGATGACAAGTGGTAATGGTATAGCCTACCTAAACTCGCTGAAGCCAAATGCATGAGGGAGTAGGCAATTTGAACTGAATTTCAAATAAAACACACATGGTTTGCTATCTCAGTTGTGTTCTCTCCTAGCTCGCAAATGACACCGATTTGAAGAGTAAGAATGGATCTTCAAAATCGTTGCCGTAACTGCATATGGAGAGAGGAGCACTCCCCGTCCACTTTCTAAGTTATGATAATAGCCTAATGCGCTACTGCTCGCGCCAGCCAGCGAGGCTTTGACATTCTCTGGAACAAATCGTTTTCACCTCAGTGACGTGCCTCTAGCTGCTCTAATTCTAGGGCCTCGAAATGTTACGTCTCTCGGAGATGTCTTCAAGTAAACCCATTGAAGTCTATTAAAACAGATCTGATCACACAGAGGTATCCGTCCCGAATAgcaccatatagtgcactacttttgaccaggctctGGGTCGAAgctagtgcactagatagggaatagtgtgccatttagagCCACGGGGTTTAGAACGCTGTTAAGATAACTGCAGAGTGCACGCTAACCTCTCTGCTCCCCGGCGAAATACCACAGGGCCAAGAAGCCTAATGGATTTGCGTAATGTCAGCACTTACCCGAGATTATTGCACGGAGCCCAATTTAGTGCTTGTAAAAGTTTAATGAGACACAGGTGTTATTGTATTCGGTGTAAAAGAAGTCTGATTTCTATTATGGAATTTGGTAGGCTAGTTTTAGGATTGGATGCTCGTTCTAGATCTTAGCATGGTGTTGACATCAAAGAATAATGTTCAACGTGTTGGCTAGTGCTAAAAAAAAGGAAACATGGCTGGAATGAAAGGATATCTTCCCAGGTTCAGGAGGCACACTTTGAATAAAGTtggtcccacatggcaccctatttcccatATAGTGAACTACCTTGGACCATGGCACATGGTCAAAATTATTGCACTACTGcatgtagggaaaagggtgccatttgggacgcagaataGAAGTACAACATAATTATTGCTACACCACTATTAATAAAGTTACAGATGTTGAAACACACAATAATGACCTTTAAAAACTGTCCTAGCCTGGTCAACTCCTTAGGTCATTGTGAAGTTGGtgagacagcacaaacagatctggaaccaggctatctTTTTATCGAACTGGGTGTGATTTTTATTGAAAATACTGGGCTGTTTACCAAATGGCACCTAGTTCctttacagtgaaacatttttaACCAGaggccctatgtagggaatagagtgcaagTTGAGACATATCATGGATGACCTACAGTCAACATGGTGCCTATCCCATTGCTGAAAGAGCACACAAAGCAGGATGCTTGAGGGAAACTGCAGAGCACGCTGAAAGGCCTAGAAGACCTATATAAGGATAAGGGTTAAGCATGCGCTCTCTCTTTAGCCAATCGAAGGTGCCAATTAACCCTCATCAAAGTATAACATCTGTGGTCATTGGAAGCTCCCCATTGGATATATGCAGTTCCCGGTAGCGACTAGAGAGAATACTTTATATACAATTCCTTATAGAGGGAAGACTGTATACAGAGCATAGAGAATCCTCTCCTGAAACCATCCATATGGTAATGAAATGCATACACTATCATACTGTATAATGCAGGACTGTGtcctaaaatggcaccctattctgtatttagtccccatagggctctgatcaaaagtagtataTAGGGAACACAACCATAATAATTATATCCAGTATCTAGGCTTGAGCTCAAGAGCTAGATAGGCTGTTTATTCACCGATACATTTGAATTTAATTACCTAGATTACAACACGTTTTTGGTGGCAATACCACAAAAAGAGAAGGAGAAAtcctataaccccccccccccgtccattTCTGACAAGAAGGTCCCCCACATTAAAATATGAAATACCCCCCTTAGGCAACGGATGAGAGAACATCTCCGTCTAAACCTGGATGGATGTACAATAGAGCTTCTGAAGAGAAGCGAATAAAATGGATTGGGAGTGCTAACACCGGAGAAACCTCTGCCGGAAACACGACTCGCTATAAATACAAGATGCTCGCCTCGGCTGCCaagtttttttgtgttttttatcccttccttctctctatctcgTTGGGCCACGCATAGTTACATATACCATCATTCAAACACCGGgtgatggagagagcagagagaaagagggagagagagagagagagagagagagagagggagagagagagggagagaggagcggaAGCGTGGTTTTTCTTTTGAAGgagcatctctttctctctttctctgtgggaGTGATGGGTTAGGGAAGCCCGGGTAACTAGGCCCCTGTCTGTTGGTCGGTGTGGCAGGTTTCCCTTGTGTTCTTAAAATACACCCGTCCGCTCGCCCACCGCTGTCCCCGGCCgccccttccctctcttctctcctctcttttcctctcctctccagcagCGGTGGGATTAGAGCCTGCATTTCTTTCTCCAATCGTGACTGCAGATGGTGGCAGTGGGCTCCAGCTCCAGCGGTTCACCCAGCCCTCCCCCTCCCcaaaacacccccacacatctCACACTCAGCCGGGCCCCTACCCAACCCTGCCCTCCTCTCACCACAGGATCCCCGCTCGAGTAGCACTCTGACAGGCCAACTTGCTGGTCCCACTGGCCCTATGCCAGCTACCTGCCGTTACCTAACTACTCAGAGGCTTGGAAGTTAAAGTGGCGTAATGGAACGCAGAGTGAAATTATAACTGTGAAATGATACCCTTTGTGGTCGATGTTGAGGGTAAGGGCAATATTTAGCTTGGTTGGAAGTTACTTAGGGTGAAATAGAACCTGAAGTGCTAGGCTGTCATTGTGTTGTGAGTGACAGATGGCCTTGAATAGTAAAAATCAGATGTACAGTAGGGTGATGATTATACAGTTAAATCAAAGCTGAGGAAAGCTGTATGATTTTCTCTGCAAGGTGCAACAACTACCTCCAAGGGCACAAAATGCTCTACCCAAATGTCCACACAAAATCTAGACCCCACTTAAAAACCATCTGTACTATTCAAAATCAATAGGGACCAACATTCTGACTGCCTTCGACTGCCATTTGTGAGATATTCTACAAGCATATATTGACTGCTGAGTTTGAAGCAGGCTTGCTTATTTGATACATCGACAATATGCAACAGGTAGAATGGGTTATGATGACAGTCCACGCTCGAAATAAAGGATATCTGATAGGCTAAACAGTGATTCAATCACCTTTTTGATGCAcaataacaagagagagagagagacagatagatagatagcgagagagaacactgaatacaaacaaATAACTTGCAGCTGTTCTGAGGCAACAAGACTGAGAGAATGCAAAGGCTCGGTCGGGCTAACAAAAGTAACTATGGTTACGGCCGCTCGGCATGGCACTAGCTTTCCACAGCTTCACTCCAGAAATAAAACTGTTGGGCTAAGAGCGAAGAGCAGGTAAAGACAAAAGATCCTGGGTGAGCACTATTTATAGCAGCCAGGCTTTACATAACCAGCACAGAGGGCAGTGAGGGTACTGTAGAGATACTGGATGGAGCGGCTGCTGCTGGGTGCTTCTGGTTGCTGGAATGCACTGCAGGCTTCTGAAGGGGGCAGAGGGGTAGAGGTGCTGGGcatgagggaggggagagggccaCGGAGAGAGGCGAGAGCCAGTCCTGGGGTGAGAgaatgaagggagggaggaagggagtgagTGTGGTGGCATATCAGGGGAGCTCTATGTTGAAAGATAAGAAAGTGTGGAGGGCATTTGTTGTCGGTGGTGGTGAGGACAATAGGCCTAACTAGTGAGGGGAGGGAAGACAGGGTACTGCGCAGGAAGAggatgttgttttgttttgctaaCGGACGGACGAACACACTCGACGCTCCGCTCTTGCGTCTATCGACATCCCATGCTCCCCTGGGAGAGGTAGTGATGTCAGAGGCGAGGCGCCACCAGAGTGTACGCCCGCCGCTTGGCGTCAACATCAGCATTTTAATCATTGTGAGATGCGCTAACGAGTGTTTGGGAGCTGGGAGTGAGGGAAAAACATTAGCTGAGCTCAGAGGGGCCAGTTTAGCCACGGGGTGTGTTGTGGaatccacacacacagtcacacgcaCAAACAAACCTAAACGTCATAGCGTGAGCTCATAGACAGAGCCAGAGGCTGCCCGCATTCTCACCTAATCTGAAAACCTATGTCAGCAGAGAGTCAGGTGATTTCCCCCCCCTCCCACATTATCATATCACCCCAGGACAAAGCCGCTGACAAGTCTCCCCTGTATCTATGAGAACACGCTCCATTGACTCTAATGTACGTGCCAGCATGAAACAATGATTTAGGATCTACGCACAGCCAGTGAATTGCCTAGAGATACTCTTCATTACCACCATCACATCTTACACAAATTGAGCCATTAGCATAATTACCCATTTATAGGGCTAATGTACTGCACTTCTCAATTGTAAGTGTAAAGCGATAGTCGAACTGTATTCAAAAAGAGCTTTTCTCCAACTCCAGAAAAGCTTGATTAATTGGAAGTGTTGCTATATGCGGCCGGCAGATTTTGTATGGTGCCTGACGTCGGTCAGACTCACCATATGCCtcaccaaatcaaatcaacatttatttacAGTGTATTTTACAAACAAATGTGTCAAAATACTTCTTACACACAAAACaaaggaagagggagaagaaaaAAATGACAAAGGGCAAAAGGTGAGGGAAAACagtcaaatctgaccataactttcACCCTAACCTCAGCCCCattaacctaactctaacctttaaCCCCAAACATTTCCTTAACCCTTAACATCCCGACGTACAAATCTGCCGGCTGAACAATGTTCAATATCCAAATGGACCCCTTGTCCTGgacactcctgtagatctgaaaggattggaTAAGCAAAACTCCACCCAACCTATCAGAGGGTAAGGTAAAGCTATTTACCATACTGCTTACATTTATCCAAGCCTTCCATGTCTACAGGAAGTCCTAAGGGGTAGGAGGCAGGGGATTACGGGTCCATTTGGAATAAAGAAACACACTTGGTTATTAATCAGCTCCCTCTAGCATAACTTTCTAGTCATTGCATTCTAGATAGCTGTGCTGAAAGAGGGGTTCTTCATTTCAATCTCCAACCAGCATTACTTGAATGATGCTCTCCATATGTCATTTGCTTTTTTAAAGGCAAACTATACAATAATTGAAATGTGAGATTTTGCCCAACACATTGCTTCCTTCTAAAAGGGTATTGGGCAGTCACAAATTCTCCAGAGGAAGCTCACATATTGTTGGCTGTAAATCCATACAGAGAAAACGCACCAATGAATAGGCCGACACCACGGGCCTGACTCATCTGTTTATTATGCAGCCACATTAGTGAGCTCTGATGCCATTTGGCTATTATCCCATTTCAGTGTGAAAAAAGGGGTCTTCGGAACAGGGGAAATGCTCGGTGAATGCTTTAGTCACACTGATGGGCCGCTCTCTTCAAAGGAATTAACAAATTTTTTTCTGACTGACTGCCATTGCTTGGAGGGGATGTGGAAATGTGGAATACAtttcctcagtgtgtgtgtgtgtgtgtgtgagagagagaggggtgtgtgctTGTGGTTCTACCGTATGTATCACTTACTCAGGCCCAAGGCCCATGATGACCAGCGTTGCATTATCAGGTCAAGGGGTCAAATTCTAAGGCAACAATATATTAACCATGCACATTAGACCCAGCAGCACTGTGCTAAACCAGTGGTATTAGACCCAGCAGCACTGTGCTAAACCAGTCGTGTGGGAACCGGTCGCGTGGGAACTACAGTGGTTTCCCCAAAATGTGATAAAAATTAAgagtacagattattgtatggaACAATATACATGT
This genomic interval from Salvelinus alpinus chromosome 6, SLU_Salpinus.1, whole genome shotgun sequence contains the following:
- the LOC139578915 gene encoding E3 SUMO-protein ligase EGR2-like, whose product is MLNNMDLNSKDSFYPQFENCNGSSLGMENSARKDTQEMFSDAERGAPAQFNHEGAPVTLKTEASNSDFAFNPCEAPKGSYSSSLAYSGSFYVEATQGGPCSTETLLNMITEIVGISTLPISEVQLSTMDSSSFGDAGVQRQSSTCSATPPLYSPGQTCPSYPDGQSGGQAQDSASPQVSFGSPAQVRNQNSTTEPQSEAASFPVVVKNEFESSCYEWGTFNKSDSYLETGFQSSETFPMSTDFPSDQQVDVKELLDSFSPMCPNPEMEFKVEGGIKQEQCYSDTCSQSFCSSLYSNYPVPVMDLSTNNLLKPAMFPNIELPPLSNQCDSSCQLTSPALPSTIDSILYSSLLPDSFAQSYTPRAQKAPRVRKSPAASTGPAKEKPFTCPMENCDRRFSRSDELNRHIRIHTGHKPFQCRICLRSFSRSDHLTTHTRTHTGEKPFSCDVCGKRFARSDERKRHGRVHLKQKEKMELKPQVISAWQFTLPEGI